One stretch of Ipomoea triloba cultivar NCNSP0323 chromosome 8, ASM357664v1 DNA includes these proteins:
- the LOC116027465 gene encoding basic leucine zipper 9-like isoform X2 has translation MEKKAGIPKNIRELGVRDMKKSPSEQALAELAELFGGKNGGGDKDISSWDWEEDVMYGLSSFNPLSDHANFWSKKTTPNYGPGDAQSSTCVGFRNSTIKPNGSDNQMTGATSGSSHELYEDDDMEAEGGDACEQSGVNNTDVKRIKRESARRSRRRKQEQLAELENQVDQLRGENASLFKQLTDAAQQYKDSSTNNRVLKSDVEALRAKVKLAEDMVTRGSVNSSLSHLIQNCLTAPATLGNNNVCRLDNMCSTIISVPEGLQRLPLIQQGGPTPTMRLQNNVDSYTDSNLKNNNNGVMSEVVSCVSDMWSPLAS, from the exons ATGGAGAAGAAAGCAGGAATCCCCAAAAACATTAGGGAATTAGGTGTAAGAGACATGAAGAAAAGCCCTTCTGAGCAGGCCCTTGCGGAGCTTGCAGAGCTTTTTGGGGGGAAGAATGGAGGAGGCGATAAGGACATTTCTTCTTGGGATTGGGAagaa GATGTAATGTATGGGCTTTCGAGTTTCAATCCCTTGAGTGATCATGCCAATTTCTGGTCTAAGAAAACAACTCCCAACTATGGACCAGGGGATGCACAGTCTTCAACATGTG TTGGCTTTCGAAATTCAACTATTAAACCAAATGGAAGTGACAATCAAATGACTGGAGCCACCAGTGGATCCTCTCACGAACTATATGAAGATGATGACATGGAAGCAGAAGGAGGAGATGCATGCGAACAAAGCGGGGTCAATAATACTGATGTGAAACGCATAAAGAG GGAATCTGCTAGGCGttcaagaagaagaaagcaaGAGCAGTTGGCAGAACTGGAAaaccag GTTGATCAACTACGAGGAGAAAATGCATCTTTGTTCAAGCAGCTTACAGATGCTGCTCAGCAATATAAAGACTCTTCAACAAATAATCGAGTGCTTAAATCAGATGTGGAAGCATTGCGAGCCAag GTGAAGCTAGCAGAAGATATGGTTACTCGAGGATCAGTGAATTCTAGTTTGAGCCATCTTATTCAAAACTGTCTCACCGCACCAGCAACACTAGGCAATAATAACGTATGCCGGTTGGATAATATGTGTTCTACAATCATAAGTGTCCCCGAAGGGCTTCAAAGGCTACCATTAATCCAGCAGGGGGGGCCAACTCCAACTATGAGACTCCAAAATAATGTTGATTCTTATACTGATAGTAACttgaaaaataacaataatggaGTTATGAGTGAAGTTGTGAGCTGCGTATCAGATATGTGGTCCCCGCtcgctagctag
- the LOC116027465 gene encoding basic leucine zipper 9-like isoform X1, which translates to MEKKAGIPKNIRELGVRDMKKSPSEQALAELAELFGGKNGGGDKDISSWDWEEDVMYGLSSFNPLSDHANFWSKKTTPNYGPGDAQSSTCVGFRNSTIKPNGSDNQMTGATSGSSHELYEDDDMEAEGGDACEQSGVNNTDVKRIKRMASNRESARRSRRRKQEQLAELENQVDQLRGENASLFKQLTDAAQQYKDSSTNNRVLKSDVEALRAKVKLAEDMVTRGSVNSSLSHLIQNCLTAPATLGNNNVCRLDNMCSTIISVPEGLQRLPLIQQGGPTPTMRLQNNVDSYTDSNLKNNNNGVMSEVVSCVSDMWSPLAS; encoded by the exons ATGGAGAAGAAAGCAGGAATCCCCAAAAACATTAGGGAATTAGGTGTAAGAGACATGAAGAAAAGCCCTTCTGAGCAGGCCCTTGCGGAGCTTGCAGAGCTTTTTGGGGGGAAGAATGGAGGAGGCGATAAGGACATTTCTTCTTGGGATTGGGAagaa GATGTAATGTATGGGCTTTCGAGTTTCAATCCCTTGAGTGATCATGCCAATTTCTGGTCTAAGAAAACAACTCCCAACTATGGACCAGGGGATGCACAGTCTTCAACATGTG TTGGCTTTCGAAATTCAACTATTAAACCAAATGGAAGTGACAATCAAATGACTGGAGCCACCAGTGGATCCTCTCACGAACTATATGAAGATGATGACATGGAAGCAGAAGGAGGAGATGCATGCGAACAAAGCGGGGTCAATAATACTGATGTGAAACGCATAAAGAG GATGGCTTCCAATAGGGAATCTGCTAGGCGttcaagaagaagaaagcaaGAGCAGTTGGCAGAACTGGAAaaccag GTTGATCAACTACGAGGAGAAAATGCATCTTTGTTCAAGCAGCTTACAGATGCTGCTCAGCAATATAAAGACTCTTCAACAAATAATCGAGTGCTTAAATCAGATGTGGAAGCATTGCGAGCCAag GTGAAGCTAGCAGAAGATATGGTTACTCGAGGATCAGTGAATTCTAGTTTGAGCCATCTTATTCAAAACTGTCTCACCGCACCAGCAACACTAGGCAATAATAACGTATGCCGGTTGGATAATATGTGTTCTACAATCATAAGTGTCCCCGAAGGGCTTCAAAGGCTACCATTAATCCAGCAGGGGGGGCCAACTCCAACTATGAGACTCCAAAATAATGTTGATTCTTATACTGATAGTAACttgaaaaataacaataatggaGTTATGAGTGAAGTTGTGAGCTGCGTATCAGATATGTGGTCCCCGCtcgctagctag